One genomic window of uncultured Methanobrevibacter sp. includes the following:
- a CDS encoding acyltransferase codes for MGKTRVEWIDLVRAIAILTVLYIHATDGIYIISSDSMMHFGVYSRIFQFISLFIGRIGVPFFLMITGYLLLDRSYDDERVNKFWSKNVKSLIVVTVIWTVIYALSLQLVVTGSSQVNFTEGGNLFFSHMWYMPMIIGMYLSMPFAASAIKNYNTKTINSALILFSILAFVVPFITLLLDMQGIKNVSIQFSLGFSGGVYGIYIILGYLVKKGFYKKYSSRSFGILAIVSFLICVLFQYYAFTRGYDFFLWYEFPFILIGSLALFELCSRVKHVRAFPFVTILSKYSFAVFLIHNLFRLPLLPVIVQLPLTEPAKAIVLWILLIVLSYIAAAIIYRIPKFGKFILYMR; via the coding sequence ATGGGAAAAACTAGAGTTGAATGGATAGACCTTGTGCGCGCAATTGCAATTCTAACTGTACTATACATCCATGCAACCGACGGAATTTATATCATCTCATCTGATTCCATGATGCATTTTGGTGTATATTCTAGAATTTTCCAATTCATATCACTATTTATTGGACGTATAGGAGTTCCATTCTTTTTAATGATAACAGGTTATCTGTTGCTTGACAGATCCTATGATGATGAACGTGTGAATAAGTTTTGGTCAAAAAATGTAAAAAGCCTGATAGTGGTTACTGTTATCTGGACTGTAATTTATGCACTTAGCCTGCAGCTTGTTGTTACCGGAAGTAGCCAGGTCAATTTTACTGAAGGGGGAAACTTATTCTTTAGCCATATGTGGTATATGCCGATGATTATTGGAATGTATCTTTCAATGCCGTTTGCCGCAAGTGCCATTAAAAACTACAACACAAAAACAATTAACAGTGCTTTGATTCTGTTTTCAATTTTGGCGTTTGTAGTTCCGTTCATAACACTTTTACTTGACATGCAAGGCATTAAAAATGTTTCCATACAGTTCAGTTTAGGATTTAGTGGAGGAGTCTACGGAATTTATATCATTTTGGGATATTTGGTTAAAAAAGGTTTCTACAAGAAATATTCCTCAAGAAGTTTTGGTATTTTAGCAATCGTGTCATTTTTAATTTGTGTATTGTTCCAGTACTATGCATTTACTCGCGGATATGATTTCTTCTTATGGTATGAGTTCCCATTCATTTTAATTGGATCATTAGCATTGTTCGAGTTATGTTCAAGGGTAAAACATGTAAGGGCATTTCCATTTGTTACAATATTATCTAAATATTCCTTTGCAGTATTTTTAATACATAACTTGTTTAGACTGCCATTGCTTCCGGTTATCGTCCAACTGCCACTGACAGAACCTGCAAAGGCCATAGTTCTTTGGATTTTATTAATAGTTTTAAGCTACATTGCAGCTGCGATTATCTATAGAATCCCGAAATTTGGTAAATTTATTTTATATATGAGATAA
- a CDS encoding alpha/beta hydrolase fold domain-containing protein, with protein MSDGKSFIAKIEESILKFTKPDYMDNQGKVIEFLSDKQQNTEPVKSIFKSINFNGMQVFAFGNKNAKNTIVYIHGGAYVNEINYQHYLYCRQLSRKLDAYVLAPVYPLAPHHKAAETFELVTKFYESLQQTHSNIILMGDSAGGGFIHSFCQYLKTINLPQPNHIITFSPWVDVSMSNVPYDSENDPILGEIGLKEIGKSWAGEWDTKDYKVSPIYGDNEGLPKTLIFAGTNEIFYNDIKNYVEKLKRDNVDVKFITGNGLFHIYPMFPIPEAKEAFKEIKKEIM; from the coding sequence ATGAGTGATGGGAAATCTTTTATTGCAAAAATTGAAGAATCAATTTTGAAATTTACAAAACCCGATTACATGGACAATCAGGGTAAAGTAATCGAGTTTTTATCAGATAAACAACAAAACACCGAACCTGTCAAAAGTATCTTTAAAAGCATAAATTTTAATGGCATGCAGGTTTTCGCATTTGGAAACAAAAATGCCAAAAACACAATTGTATACATACATGGCGGTGCCTATGTCAATGAAATCAACTATCAGCATTATTTATATTGCAGGCAGCTGTCACGAAAATTGGATGCCTATGTCCTGGCACCGGTTTACCCGCTTGCTCCTCATCACAAAGCGGCAGAAACTTTTGAGTTAGTTACTAAATTTTATGAAAGTTTACAGCAAACTCATTCCAATATCATTTTGATGGGGGATTCCGCCGGTGGAGGATTCATACATTCGTTCTGCCAATATCTAAAAACAATTAATCTCCCTCAGCCTAATCATATAATTACATTTTCTCCCTGGGTTGATGTTTCAATGAGTAATGTGCCATATGACAGTGAAAATGATCCGATTTTAGGTGAAATTGGTTTAAAGGAAATTGGAAAATCATGGGCTGGAGAGTGGGACACTAAAGATTATAAGGTAAGTCCGATTTATGGGGATAATGAGGGACTTCCTAAAACACTAATTTTTGCAGGAACAAATGAAATCTTTTACAATGACATTAAAAACTATGTTGAAAAACTTAAAAGGGACAATGTTGATGTAAAATTCATCACCGGTAACGGACTGTTCCATATCTATCCGATGTTTCCCATACCTGAGGCAAAAGAAGCTTTTAAAGAAATAAAAAAAGAGATAATGTAG
- a CDS encoding STAS domain-containing protein → MDIEKNYAENELTLFIIGRVDTITSQTLEKEINDEMGNFDSLVLDLTDLEYISSAGLRVLISTQKKLKNDDIPMAIKNVNDIVNEIFRMSGFDKILNIE, encoded by the coding sequence ATGGATATTGAAAAAAATTATGCTGAAAATGAATTAACTTTATTTATCATAGGTCGTGTAGATACAATTACCTCACAGACCTTAGAAAAAGAAATAAATGATGAAATGGGCAATTTTGATTCATTAGTATTAGATTTAACCGATTTAGAATATATTTCAAGTGCAGGACTGCGTGTATTAATCAGTACTCAGAAAAAATTAAAAAACGATGACATACCAATGGCCATAAAAAATGTCAACGATATTGTCAATGAAATTTTCAGAATGTCCGGTTTCGATAAAATATTAAACATTGAATAA
- a CDS encoding 4'-phosphopantetheinyl transferase superfamily protein produces the protein MIKLAYCNVENLDLAKAYPLLPQNRKEKVDYFRFIKDKKLSSGAYLLLEKLLSEEDIIKPIFKTEKYGKSYISNYENIHFNLSHSGSMVACAISDTEVGVDVEYNDPTIDLDIAKNYFYNSEYDSIIKSDNPSNEFFNYWVLKESYMKYTGLGFNLELDSFEIIIKDEISLKNDKNKLKFNLFDIEDYKLAICSKYDVKNFTKYSVDDLI, from the coding sequence ATGATCAAGCTAGCCTATTGTAATGTTGAAAACTTGGATTTAGCCAAAGCATATCCTCTACTTCCACAAAATAGGAAAGAAAAGGTGGACTATTTTAGATTCATTAAAGACAAAAAGCTAAGTAGCGGAGCATATCTGCTTTTAGAAAAATTACTTAGTGAAGAAGACATCATAAAACCTATTTTTAAAACAGAAAAATACGGCAAATCCTATATCTCCAACTATGAAAACATTCACTTTAATTTAAGCCATTCAGGAAGCATGGTTGCATGTGCAATATCCGATACGGAAGTCGGAGTCGATGTGGAATACAATGACCCAACCATTGATTTAGACATTGCCAAAAATTACTTTTACAACAGCGAATATGATAGCATCATTAAATCCGACAATCCCTCAAACGAATTTTTCAATTATTGGGTTTTAAAGGAAAGCTATATGAAATATACTGGTTTGGGATTTAACCTTGAACTTGATAGCTTTGAAATCATCATAAAGGATGAAATATCCCTAAAAAATGATAAGAACAAATTGAAGTTTAACCTTTTTGACATTGAAGATTACAAACTCGCAATTTGCTCAAAATATGATGTTAAAAATTTTACCAAATACTCAGTCGATGACCTGATTTAG
- a CDS encoding M24 family metallopeptidase — MDLHITNIINDLKNDDFDAYLLTQFTNVEYISNYKPTSFAFCIIKENPIIYASGMDMELARNNSSIEVKEYESYDVMINELKDDGIKSLAIEPTLPYSTYVRFRDDFTIDSKTYIDKQRMIKTPAEIEKITRATEIAQKSFLQLDILNNKSTEKEVAFDLVRHMIENGASKESFDTIVTSGAESSLPHTIPQDKKLTQPILIDWGAIYEGYCSDNTRTMVYTEKQQEIWDIVAESHDKAIKAIKPRMKCCEVDKVARDIIADYGYGDRFIHSTGHSLGLDIHETPGFSMRDETIIEEGMVITVEPGIYLEGEFGVRLEDTVYISRKANVIGDLPLNID; from the coding sequence ATGGACTTGCATATAACCAATATAATAAATGATTTGAAAAATGATGATTTCGATGCTTATTTGCTAACACAATTTACCAATGTGGAATATATTTCTAATTATAAACCTACCAGTTTTGCATTTTGCATAATAAAGGAAAATCCTATCATCTATGCTTCTGGTATGGATATGGAATTGGCTAGGAATAATTCCTCAATTGAAGTTAAGGAATACGAATCCTATGATGTTATGATTAATGAGCTAAAAGATGATGGCATTAAAAGTTTGGCAATTGAGCCAACACTTCCATACAGTACTTATGTTAGATTCAGGGATGATTTTACAATCGATTCAAAGACATACATTGACAAACAACGCATGATCAAAACCCCTGCCGAGATTGAAAAGATTACCCGAGCTACAGAAATTGCCCAGAAGTCATTTCTGCAATTGGATATATTGAACAATAAAAGCACTGAAAAAGAAGTTGCCTTTGATTTGGTCCGCCACATGATTGAAAATGGAGCCTCTAAAGAATCATTTGACACAATCGTAACAAGCGGTGCGGAATCTAGCCTTCCTCATACAATACCTCAGGATAAAAAATTGACACAACCAATATTGATTGATTGGGGGGCGATTTATGAAGGGTACTGCTCTGACAATACCAGAACAATGGTTTATACTGAAAAACAGCAGGAAATATGGGACATTGTTGCCGAATCACATGATAAGGCCATTAAAGCAATCAAACCTAGAATGAAATGCTGTGAAGTTGACAAAGTTGCAAGGGATATAATTGCAGATTATGGCTATGGTGACAGGTTCATTCACTCAACAGGTCACAGTTTAGGTTTGGACATTCATGAAACTCCAGGATTTTCCATGCGCGATGAGACAATAATTGAAGAGGGCATGGTTATTACAGTGGAGCCTGGAATATATCTTGAGGGTGAATTTGGTGTACGTCTGGAAGATACTGTATATATCTCCCGCAAGGCCAATGTCATTGGCGATTTGCCTTTGAATATTGACTAA
- a CDS encoding site-2 protease family protein: MFKFTASEVRDLLIAFFVISLCFAIVNGGRDSNAVLSILPIVMVGVGAGFILHELGHKFVSMKYGYWAEFKLWPQGLIFALVTSFFGFVFAAPGAVYTYANYMTDEINGKISIAGPIVNIILALVFLALATSVYQSAFTSSNSLLIFIICATGYSVNSFLAVFNLLPIGNLDGSKVLTWNFGIWIVTIAIAGILTAASMTIGVENIVRMILGM, encoded by the coding sequence ATGTTTAAATTTACAGCCAGTGAAGTAAGAGATTTACTAATTGCATTTTTCGTCATTTCACTATGTTTTGCAATAGTGAATGGTGGAAGAGATTCAAATGCAGTTTTATCAATTCTTCCGATTGTTATGGTAGGTGTGGGTGCAGGATTTATCCTACACGAGCTTGGACACAAATTTGTTTCAATGAAATACGGTTACTGGGCCGAATTTAAATTATGGCCTCAAGGACTGATATTTGCACTTGTCACATCATTTTTCGGGTTCGTATTCGCTGCACCAGGTGCGGTTTATACATATGCAAACTACATGACTGATGAAATAAACGGCAAAATCTCAATTGCCGGACCAATTGTCAACATTATTCTTGCATTAGTATTTTTAGCATTAGCAACTTCAGTATATCAATCCGCATTCACATCAAGCAATTCACTATTGATATTCATCATTTGTGCGACAGGATATTCAGTTAACAGTTTTTTAGCTGTGTTTAACTTACTGCCAATTGGAAACTTAGATGGATCTAAAGTTCTTACATGGAATTTCGGAATTTGGATTGTTACAATCGCTATCGCAGGAATATTGACCGCCGCTTCAATGACAATCGGTGTTGAAAATATAGTTAGAATGATTTTGGGAATGTAA
- a CDS encoding YcaO-related McrA-glycine thioamidation protein: protein MSEELTYFKGTHRVIAPKKTIEINEDKLKTAGITRIADITDLDRIGLPVYTAIRPTAEYGGVSVYGGKGISKDHAKASAMMEGFERYSAERQDRDEIILSSVNEISAKGNYIDPKSLNLPKEFEKKDISDIRLEWSMAHDLITDKDYYIPTNAIYHPYTHDNNVESLFKSNTNGLASGNILEEAILHGIFEVIERDAWSIFELTHKNYSQIDLDTIESETINETIEKFTSNGINIKLMDFTADIDVPTIAASADDTVTRDAGLLTLGIGTHLDPEVAILRALTEVAQSRATQINGAREDTVRADFAREAGYERMKRINKYYFKQEEEQISLSDIENKSTTSINEDLEIVKNELTSNEIKHVLYHDLTRPELDVSVVRVVIPEMELYTLDQSRAGYRFLRV, encoded by the coding sequence ATGTCAGAAGAATTAACATATTTTAAGGGAACTCACAGAGTAATAGCTCCTAAAAAAACAATTGAAATTAATGAAGACAAATTAAAGACTGCCGGAATAACCCGTATTGCAGACATTACCGATTTGGACCGCATAGGACTTCCAGTCTATACTGCAATCAGACCTACCGCAGAATATGGTGGAGTTAGCGTTTATGGTGGAAAAGGAATTTCCAAAGACCATGCAAAGGCCTCTGCCATGATGGAAGGATTTGAAAGATACTCTGCAGAAAGACAGGACCGCGATGAGATAATACTCTCTAGCGTAAATGAAATATCTGCCAAGGGGAATTACATCGATCCGAAATCCCTGAACCTGCCAAAGGAATTTGAAAAAAAGGATATTTCAGACATCAGATTGGAATGGAGCATGGCGCATGATTTAATTACAGATAAGGACTATTATATCCCAACAAATGCGATTTACCACCCATACACACATGACAACAACGTTGAAAGTCTGTTCAAGTCAAATACAAATGGACTTGCATCAGGAAATATCCTGGAAGAGGCAATCTTGCATGGTATTTTTGAAGTTATAGAACGTGATGCATGGAGCATTTTCGAGTTGACCCATAAAAACTATTCACAGATTGATTTAGACACAATTGAAAGTGAAACTATCAATGAAACCATTGAAAAATTCACATCAAATGGAATAAACATTAAACTGATGGATTTCACTGCAGACATCGATGTTCCAACCATTGCTGCTTCCGCAGACGATACCGTTACACGTGATGCTGGATTACTTACCTTGGGCATAGGAACCCACCTTGACCCCGAAGTTGCAATCCTAAGGGCATTGACAGAAGTTGCCCAAAGCAGAGCAACACAAATCAACGGTGCCCGTGAGGATACGGTCAGGGCAGACTTTGCACGTGAAGCAGGTTATGAAAGGATGAAAAGAATCAACAAGTATTACTTTAAACAAGAAGAGGAACAAATCAGCCTTTCAGACATTGAAAACAAATCAACAACATCAATCAATGAGGATTTGGAAATTGTCAAAAATGAACTGACCTCAAATGAAATAAAACATGTATTATATCATGACTTGACACGCCCTGAACTTGATGTAAGCGTCGTTCGTGTCGTTATTCCTGAAATGGAATTATATACACTCGACCAAAGCCGTGCAGGATATAGATTTTTAAGAGTCTGA
- a CDS encoding TfuA-related McrA-glycine thioamidation protein, whose translation MVKIIIYTGLSLPFDEAKEILDSDDDVEVIYKRPIKRGDLGIDLKENPDIIAIIDGVFHQNSAVGHKEILGAINAGIKVFGASSMGALRASELDSLGMVGVGYCYNQYASGAIDSDDDVAVMLDSESLEALSVPLISMNYVFENAVSENILTQSEKDELSDIAKSTFYPKRNYADTLSKSGLSNDKKSELINFIRENEDIKKQDAKELLNCIKEYIRNENNL comes from the coding sequence ATGGTAAAGATTATAATTTATACTGGACTATCCCTACCTTTTGATGAAGCAAAGGAAATACTTGATTCGGATGATGATGTTGAAGTAATATATAAAAGACCCATCAAAAGAGGAGACCTGGGCATAGATTTAAAGGAAAATCCTGACATCATCGCAATAATTGATGGTGTTTTTCATCAAAACTCCGCAGTAGGCCACAAAGAAATATTGGGAGCAATAAATGCTGGTATAAAAGTATTTGGAGCTTCAAGCATGGGAGCTTTAAGGGCTTCTGAATTGGATAGTCTGGGCATGGTCGGTGTTGGATATTGCTATAATCAGTATGCAAGCGGAGCAATAGATTCCGATGATGATGTTGCAGTCATGCTGGATAGTGAAAGCTTAGAAGCACTGTCAGTTCCTCTAATCAGCATGAATTATGTTTTTGAAAATGCGGTTTCGGAAAATATCCTAACCCAAAGCGAAAAGGATGAATTATCAGACATTGCAAAATCCACTTTTTATCCAAAAAGAAATTATGCCGACACCCTAAGCAAATCAGGCTTAAGCAATGATAAAAAAAGTGAATTGATCAATTTCATTCGTGAAAATGAGGACATCAAAAAACAGGATGCAAAAGAATTGTTGAATTGCATTAAAGAATATATCCGCAACGAAAACAATCTTTAA